In Flavobacterium luteolum, the DNA window ATCGAACCCTTTATCCTGAAGTTGCTGCACCAGTTTTTTAAGTTTTTCATTTCCTGGAACAATCGCAGAATGTATTGAAGATTTACTATGAACAAACATTGGTTTTAATCCCAACAGATTTTTCTGCTGATTGAAAAATACGACATTCTGACGAAGCTTTTCAATGGCCTCTTTTTCCATTTCTAATTGCTGATATGCCGTAAAAATTATTGCTACATCATAAGGAGGCAAAGCAGTTGTATACACAAAACTTGGAGCAAAATTGATTAGATAATCTTTAAGTTCAACACTTCCTAAAACTGCCGATCCTTGGCAACCTAAAGCCTTTCCAAAAGTTACAATTCTCGCAAAAATTTTGTCATGCAATTGTAAATACTGAGCCAGTCCTTCTCCTTTTTCTCCAAAAACACCTAAAGCGTGAGCTTCATCAACAATCAAATAACAATTGTATTTTCCTGACAGCTGTATCAATTCTTCTAAATTAGGACTATCACCGTCCATAGAGAAAACAGTTTCAGTAACGATGTAAATTGTAGAATCTGAAAATTTAAGAATATACTTTTCTAAATCTTCAAAATCGTTATGGATAAAATGATGCGATTTAGCACTAGACATCGCAATTCCATGTTTTATAGAAGCATGACACAATTCATCATACAAAACAATATCATTTTCCTGCGGTACAGCGCTAAAAAACCCCAAATTGGCATTGTATCCCGAATTGAAAATTAAAGCCGATTCTGCCTCATGAAATTGCGCTATAAAACTTTCTGCAATTTGATAAAGAGCATGATTCCCTGTAGTCAATCTCGAACCTGTAGCACCATTTTGAAAAAACTCATTTTCTAACAGATAAGCATGCGCATGCTTATAAATACTTTCAGATTTAGAAAATCCAATGTAATCACTTGAAGAAAAATCAATCAGATTATTAAACGCAGGTAATTTCCTAAACAGATTGTTCTGTTTAAGAGTCTCTATTTTTCGATTAAGTTCTTCAGGAAACTTCATAAAAACAAAGTTAGACAATTCCTATTAGAATAAAATAAACAGCGGATTCTAAAGAACCCGCTGTTTTTCTAAATTTAAATAGCGCTAATAAAAGGCGACTGTCTAACATAATGTGACTCCAACATTTCTTTTACCAGAAACTTCGAAATATCAAATGCTGTAATGGTATCTCCTAAACAATCTTCAAGACTTACAGAGATTTCATGACTATCATGAGAAAACACAATTAATGGAACACGAACCTGCGTCCAATCAACCTTACTGTCCATTAAAAGATCAAACGTAAATTGGCGATCTTTCTGGATCTCAGGAAAATTAGTTTTCATCCAGTCGGTTGCCATCAATGTTTTCGGGCCTTTTTTATCGAATGGAGTATCTATATTCAGCCCAGCAAGAAGAACATACCTCCCAATTCCATTTGAATTCATGGCATTTAGAACATTCTCTGTTGCTTGACTCGCCACCATTGGTTCCCCTGGCCTCTGACCAATAGTACTAATTACAGCCTGACAATCTTTGAGTAATAGCTTTATAGATTCTTCATTAATCGCATCGCCTTTAATGATTTCTAACTTTGGATTTTGAATGGCATAATTGTCTGGATTTCTTAATAGAAGTTTTACACTAAACCCATTTTCTAATAACTGGTTTACAAGATATTTTCCTGTTCTTCCGCCACCGCCAAGAACAGCAACTTTTGATATATTTTTCATATATATTCTTTATAAAATTTGACATAAAAAGTTATGCTCCACCATTAGATGAAACAAAGAGCAAAGGCATCCTGAGCCTTTACAGTTGATCAATATTTTATAAAGAGATTTTGATGGTTCAAAAATAATAAAATAAAAAAAGCCAGACAATACTATCTGACTTTCAATTCATTATACCTTTTCCTTTTCTACCCATTTAAAATTTCCTTTTTCGGTAGCATCAAGTAAATCAATATTAAGCTTATTGGAAAGATTAAGAGAAAATTGAAACGCTGATTCTTTATCTTCAAAACTGTACATTTTGTAATGCTTATTTTTAACATACCAAAGATTTGTCCCAAACTCACCATATCTATCTTCAAAAAAAGAAACATATTCAAATTCGGTTACTTTCAATTTCACATCGTATGAAAATGGACCAATAATATATCTTGAAATTAAAGTATTGGTCTGCAAATTTATTAGCATGTTTTTAGTTGCAGAAAATTTAAATCCGTAAACTAAACAGTATGTACCAAACACAAGAAATGTTGCAAACGCTCTGATCGCTATCTTAACCGAAACTTCAATAAATGCAAAATAGACAAACAAAACAATCATATAAATAAAAGCTCCAAAAAACACTGAAGCCAATAACAGCTCATACCAAGCTCTTTTTCCAGTAAAAATAGAAATTTCGTTTTCTCTCATAAATCAAAAATAAAAAAAGCCAGACAATACTGTCTGGCTTTTCAGTTTATTTTTGAAATTGTTTTAGTCAACTAATACAATTATCTTATTGTTTTTCATTTCGATTGTTCCTGACTTAATCTCTAAAGTATAAGTTTGATCATTAACTCTCGTAAACTTATCAGCAGCCTCTTTAGAAAAACTGAAGCTTGGAGCTGCAATTTTAATTGTTCCTTCTTCTAAAATAGAAACAATTGGGGCGTGATGATTTAAAATCTGAAAACTACCATTAACTCCTGGTAAAGTAACAGATGTTACCTCTCCTGAAAATAATTTCGCTTCTGGTGATACTATTTCTAAAATCATTTTTTTTGAGTTATGAGTTATAAGTTATGAGTTATAAGTGAGCAGA includes these proteins:
- a CDS encoding aminotransferase class I/II-fold pyridoxal phosphate-dependent enzyme, with translation MKFPEELNRKIETLKQNNLFRKLPAFNNLIDFSSSDYIGFSKSESIYKHAHAYLLENEFFQNGATGSRLTTGNHALYQIAESFIAQFHEAESALIFNSGYNANLGFFSAVPQENDIVLYDELCHASIKHGIAMSSAKSHHFIHNDFEDLEKYILKFSDSTIYIVTETVFSMDGDSPNLEELIQLSGKYNCYLIVDEAHALGVFGEKGEGLAQYLQLHDKIFARIVTFGKALGCQGSAVLGSVELKDYLINFAPSFVYTTALPPYDVAIIFTAYQQLEMEKEAIEKLRQNVVFFNQQKNLLGLKPMFVHSKSSIHSAIVPGNEKLKKLVQQLQDKGFDVQSIFSPIVPEGQERLRFCIHNYNSQEDISQVLELVRDFVFGYR
- a CDS encoding NAD(P)-dependent oxidoreductase is translated as MKNISKVAVLGGGGRTGKYLVNQLLENGFSVKLLLRNPDNYAIQNPKLEIIKGDAINEESIKLLLKDCQAVISTIGQRPGEPMVASQATENVLNAMNSNGIGRYVLLAGLNIDTPFDKKGPKTLMATDWMKTNFPEIQKDRQFTFDLLMDSKVDWTQVRVPLIVFSHDSHEISVSLEDCLGDTITAFDISKFLVKEMLESHYVRQSPFISAI
- a CDS encoding FoF1 ATP synthase subunit delta/epsilon; this translates as MILEIVSPEAKLFSGEVTSVTLPGVNGSFQILNHHAPIVSILEEGTIKIAAPSFSFSKEAADKFTRVNDQTYTLEIKSGTIEMKNNKIIVLVD